The following proteins are co-located in the Sphingomonas panacis genome:
- a CDS encoding EF-hand domain-containing protein: protein MNQLALIALQAAAAMGPARDPNRNLTINLAFDDAFVQRYDADLSGTLTPEEFKAGVRARLREAVDSNPAAKAKITPENIERLVKSLSDQTFTRYDVNHDGALSAAELKPSLRKNVA from the coding sequence ATGAACCAACTGGCTTTGATCGCACTACAGGCTGCTGCCGCAATGGGTCCAGCTCGTGATCCAAACCGTAATCTGACGATCAATCTCGCGTTCGATGACGCGTTTGTGCAGCGTTACGACGCGGATCTAAGCGGGACGCTGACGCCGGAGGAATTCAAGGCCGGCGTTCGTGCGAGACTTCGGGAGGCCGTGGATTCAAATCCCGCCGCGAAGGCAAAAATCACCCCGGAAAATATAGAGCGGCTGGTCAAGTCGCTCAGCGATCAAACCTTCACGCGATATGACGTAAATCACGATGGCGCCTTGAGTGCGGCAGAGTTGAAGCCCTCGCTTCGAAAGAATGTCGCCTAG